From Dendropsophus ebraccatus isolate aDenEbr1 chromosome 10, aDenEbr1.pat, whole genome shotgun sequence:
gctgagggattgttacagtgtatcagtgcagacacaggccaatcctgaccccacacagcttagggattgttactatgtatcagtgcagacacaggccattcctgaccccacacagctgagggattgttactatgtatcagtgcagacacaggccattcctgaccccacacagctgagggattgttactatgcatcagtgcagacacaggccattcctgaccccacacagcttagggattgttacagtgtatcaatgCAGACACAGGCTaatcctgaccccacacagctgagggattgttacagtgtatcaatgCAGACACAGGCTaatcctgaccccacacagctgagggattgttacagtgtatcagtgcagacacaggccaatcctgaccccacacagctgagggattgttactATGTATCAGTGTAGACATGTACcattcctgaccccacacagctgagggattgttacagtgtatcagtgcagacatgtaccattcctgaccccacacagctgagggattgttacagtgtatcagtgcagacacaggtcattcctgaccccacacagctgagggattgttacaatgtatcagtgcagacacagaccattcctgaccccacacagctgagggattgttacagtgtatcagtgcagacacaggccaatcctgaccccacacagctgagggattgttacagtgtatcagtgcagacacagaccattcctgaccccacacagctgagggattgttacagtgtatcagtgcagacacaggccaatcctgaccccacacagctgagggattgttacagtgtatcagtgcagacacaggccaatcctgaccccacacagctgagggattgttactatgtatcagtgcagacacaggccattcctgaccccacacagctgagggattgttactatgcatcagtgcagacacaggccaatcctgaccccacacagctgagggattgttacagtgtatcagtgcagacacagaCCATTCCTGACTccacacagctgagggattgttacagtgtattagtgatgtcacgataccagaattttgagttcgataccaataccaacttttttttttttcaatgctcgataccaatttgatacttaataaattatatatattttttgagatAATGCAGTAAGTGTGTGCTTCCTAAAAGGTTACACACTACACGGCGCGGCGCTGCAGGTACCTAGCTACCTTGCTGCTATGTAGATCTAGAGGGTTCCGAATCCTCTATACTGATGTGTGataataatataacaaaaaattgTGATCTGAAGCGCTGTAGCTGATACGGAGATAGTGTATTACGGGGCACAATGTATCTACACTATACAGGAGAGGAAAGTATGATATAGGGATAAACACAAGACATTGGTGTATGGCTGTGTTTATATTGTTGATAACGATGTGCTGGTACTACACGGAGCAATACACAAGTGTAATGGTAGGGTAATTGTAATAACGATGTCCTACCTGTATTCCGCCCTATGTATTTTCTTATGATCGTATTGCTGAAGAATCCATCCTGTGCAGTGTGGAGAGGAATGTCCTTGCTgtcggggttgggagcgagccccggccggcggctctgctACTCCCTGACACCCGGCGCGGTAGAGTGAATTCAAAGGAGTCCAcgtttgagtgacgtcactgtagtggatacggaggccgatgtgTGGCAAAAGaacatctaacgcgtttcagcgaactggcggtcgccctcgtcagagaTGATGCAGGCTCCTATGTTTCCTCCTTATGTACACTACTCCACCTATCATTCCTCTTCCTATTGCAATCATGTTAGGGTGAGTAGTACTCATCATTTGTGTTACACTGCATTTTCTTTATGTATTGCCTTTGTCTCTTAATATCTGGGTGAAAACATAATTGCTAGTATATACATTGGACTTGTAGTGCACTCATATGTCTACTCTTTTTATATAATAGGAACTTGATGTGTAAATTAATTGTTAGCGAATCCATTTAATTTAAAAACGCAAACAGTTCCAGATTCGCATTTAGACCATGAGGGATAAGACTATTAAGCCTAAAAATCCATTCTGTTTCTACCCTTGACATCCGCTCAATAAAATTTCCGCCTCTCCAATACGGGACCACTATCTCTATACCtgcaaattgtgcatttttaaatGATCCTGAGTGTTGCTCTGTGAAGTGTTTAGACAGAGGATGACCCATATATTTTctttcaatgttatatatatgCTCTGCCATGCGTGTACTTAGTTGTCTCTTAGTTCTCCCTATATAGAGTTTACCACATGGGCACCTGATGTAATATATAACCCCCTTACTTTTGCATGTGATATGTTTCTTAATTTGAACTATTTTATTGTCTTCCTGGATAGAAGGGACCATAATTTGTTTGCCTGATGATATACAGGGTTTACATCCTTTACAAGGAAAAAATCCATTTCTCTCTACTAGAAATCCCTTTGTCTCTCTAAATTTCTCTCGTCCTTTATTTTGACATTTTATAGTGGGAGCCACTAGATTTCCCAGATTTTGAGCTTTCTTAAAGATAAAATTCGGTTTCTCAGACAGTTTGTCTCCTATTACtttatcattttttaaaatatccCAATGTTTAGATACTATCTGTCGAAGTTTATAGCTATCTTTACTATATGTAGTAATAATAGGGATTTTTATCTGTTCTTCCTTAGTTAGTATATTTTCTGCTGTGTTGCTTATCCCTCATGGTCTAAATGCGAATCTGGAACTGTTTGCGTTTTTAATTTAAATGGATTCGCTAACAATTAATTTACACATCAAGTTCCTATTATATAAAAAGAGTAGACATATGAGTGCACTACAAGTCCAATGTATATACTAGCAATTATGTTTTCACCCAGATATTAAGAGACAAAGGCAATACATAAAGAAAATGCAGTGTAACACAAATGATGAGTACTACTCACCCTAACATGATTGCAATAGGAAGAGGAATGATAGGTGGAGTAGTGTACATAAGGAGGAAACATAGGAGCCTGCATCAtctctgacgagggcgaccgccagttcgctgaaacgcgttagatgttCTTTTGCCAcacatcggcctccgtatccactacagtgacgtcactcaaacgTGGACTCCTTTGAATTCACTCTACCGCGCCGGGTGTCAGGGAGTagcagagccgccggccggggctcgctcccaaccccgacAGCAAGGACATTCCTCTCCACACTGCACAGGATGGATTCTTCAGCAATACGATCATAAGAAAATACATAGGGCGGAATACAGGTAGGACATCGTTATTACAATTACCCTACCATTACACTTGTGTATTGCTCCGTGTAGTACCAGCACATCGTTATCAACAATATAAACACAGCCATACACCAATGTCTTGTGTTTATCCCTATATCATACTTTCCTCTCCTGTATAGTGTAGATACATTGTGCCCCGTAATACACTATCTCCGTATCAGCTACAGCGCTTCAGATCAcaattttttgttatatatattttttttaaaaacacaaaagTAGAGATcccccccgactgtcaggtctgtacgaaccatattactttataaagtttccattatttaaaataaatgttcttaaaaaacaagaattactaaccggtaatgtcttttctttgagcccatgacggcacccctggagaggaccacctcctattcccattggacaggaaacagaacactggaccttaaaagaatcgcctcctctcaccacACCAGTTCTTTGCAAGGATCCTAGGAGCGAATCTTTTTAACAAACACAACATAGCATACTAACTGTGTTATATAATATCTGCATATATCCATATGTATAtatctacctctatatacatctttatatatctatatatatatatatatatatatatgctctttttttttttttttttttttttaaataaagtatatacatctaAACATACATTAACTATGTCAAGGTATGTCCTATCTCTTTCAAGGGCGGGtatttaggcggggtgccgtcatgggctcaaagaaaagacattaccggttagtaattcttgttttctcttctcgccctatgacggcacccctggagattagATTAGGAATTTCCCCCGCCTAGGGAGGGACCACTGCGTGCAGTACCCTTCTACCAAACGTCAAGTCCTCTGTTGACGATAGTTGTAATCTGTAATGTCTAAAGAAGGTGTGTGGAGTGCTCCAAGTAGCGGTCCTACAGATCTGCTCTAATGTGACTGATGCCCTCTCTGCCCAGGAAGTGGCTACTGCTCTGGTGGAGTGTGCCCCAAACCCTACGGGGATATCCTTTCCACTGGATCTATAGCATTCCCCTATGGCCTGTTTTACCCATCTAGCGATGGTTTGTGAGGTAGCTGCTTTACCCTTGTTCTTTCCCTGGAAGGATACTAAGAGATTATCAGTCTGTCTCCAATCCCTAGTGACCTCCAGATAGTGTAACAGAATACGCCTAACGTCCAATGTATGAAAGGCTGCCTCTCTATCGTTGGATGGATTAGTGCAAAATGAGGGAAGAACTACCTCCTGGGACCTGTGGAAATTGGATACCACCTTTGGGAGAAAGGCAGGGTCAGGAGATAAGATAATTCTATCATCCCTAATTGTCATGTATGGAGGGTTGATGGAGAAGGCTCTGATCTCGCTAACCCTTCGGGCTGATGTGATAGCGAGCAAGAAGGCAAGTTTCCAGGATAGCAGCCTGATAGGTAATTCTAACATTGGCTCGAATGGAGAAATGGTCAGTCCTGATAACACTATATTTAAGTCCCAAGGAGGGAGTCTTGATTTTATACTGGGAGCCAGTCTAGTTGCAGCCTTTGTGAACCTTTTTACCCATGGATGTTCAGCCAATCTGAAATCAAAAAGTGCACTAAGGGCTGAAATTTGAACTTTTATAGTGCTCGGTCTCAAGTTCTTGTTAAGACCCTCCTGCAGAAAGTCCAGAATTAGTGGAATATTAGGAGGAGCAATTACATTGATTGGCTGGTTCACGTACCTACAAAAGGCCTTCCAAGTTCTCAGGTAAATGGCTGATGTAACCCTCTTTCGGCTGGCTAAAAGTGTGGATATCACCTGAGGGGATAGTCCTCTGTCAATCAGAAGCTGCCTTTCACACGCCAGGCTGTTAAGTGAAGGCTCTGTGCTGTCGGGTGAAGTACTGGTCCCTGGTGTAGGAGATCCCGTCTCTCCGGAAGCACCCAGGGGTCTGCTATCGACAGTCTCCTCAACCAGGCGAACCACACCCTTCTGGGCCAGAAGGGAGCAACCAGAATGACGTCTGCTTTGTCCTGCCTGATCTTGCGTATCACCCGAGATAGAAGCCTGATCGGTGGGAAGGCGTAAAGGAGGCCGCTGTCCCAATTCTGTGCTAGTGCGTCTATGGCAGCGGGGTTGTCCTTCTGAGACAGGGAATAAAATTCTCTTACTTTTCTGTTCGTCCTGGTGGCGAACAGGTCTGCTTTCGGGGTCCCCCAGAGActgcagatttgatggaaaaCCTCCTGGGATAGCTCCCATTCTCCTTGTTTTAGCTTGTTCCTGCTGAGGAAGTCCGCTATTGTATTGTCTGATCCTTTTAGGTGTAGTGCTGTCAGAGAAAGAAAATGAGGTTCTGCCAACCTGAAGATATGGTGTGTGATCCTCATCAGGTCGGTTGATCTGGTTCCACCTTGGTGATTTAGGTAGGCTACTGCCGCCGCGTTGTCCGACAGTACCCTTACGTTTCTCCCCTGAAGCTCTGGTAGCGCCTGTATTAAAGAGAGAAAAACTGCCTTTAACTCCCGTACGTTTTGGGATTCTCTGGCTTCTTCCGGGCTCCATTTCCCTTGTAGAAGAAGAGGTCCCGTATGAGCCCCCCATCCAGAAGGACTGGCGTCTGTTGTAATGGTTTTTACTTCCGTGATGTTCCATGGAAGACCCTTGTCTAGATGTTCCCGTTGCTCCCACCAGGACAGGGATCTTAACGTCTGTGGAGATAGAGAAAAAGGGGAATCTAGGGAATCAGTTACGCCATCCCATTCAGACAGAATTTGACACTGGAGCCTTCTGGTGTGATACTGTGCCCACGGTACTGCCTGGATACAAGAAGTCAAGAGTCCTAACAATGACATGGCTGACCTCATAGTAGTAAGGGGATCAGCCGAGAGCTGCCTGATTCTTGTCTGGACCTGTAAGATCTTATTCTCTGGGAGAAAGGATCTTTGAACCCTGGAGTCTAGGTAGATCCCCAGGAATTTACACCGCTGGCTAGGCGTTTTGTTGGATTTTTCCTCATTGACCTCCCATCCCAGAGAGAAAAACACTGACTCTATGAATCTAATATCTGTCTCTAGGGCCGTCTGTGAATTGTTAATAATCAGAAAGTCATCAAGGTAGGGGACAATGATGATATTCCTTTCTCTCACATGTGCCATGACTTCTGCCATTACCTTGGTGAATGCTCTGGGAGCTTGAGAGATACCAAATGGCATGGCTGTAAACTGGAAATGAGAAAACTCTGAGCCCATGTTCACCGCCACTCTCAGAAACCTGTAATGGTCAGGGTGCATAGGAATATGATAATAAGCATCCCTGAGATCGATGGTGGCCATAAAGCAGTTTTCCGAGAGATTCAGAATAGCAGAAGATATTGACTCCATTCTGAACCTCTCGTAAGTAAGGGCCCTGTTTAGTGGCCTGAGATTAATTATTGTTCTGTATGAACCATTGGGCTTTTTCACAAGGAACAAAGTGGAGTAGAATCCCACTCCCCTCTGTTCCCCGGGAACCGGGATAAGCACTTTTTTATTTAGAAGGGAATGGATCTCAGCTAGAAGAGCCATGTGTTTGTCAGGGTCTGATGACAGGTCAGTACATacaaatctttcccctggggaggacgaAAAAGAAATTTTAAGGCCAAATTTTATTGTATCCAACACAAAAGTGCTACCAGAAATTGTACACCACTGTGAAAAATAACAAGCTAAACGCCCTCCCACAGGGACCTCATGTCATTGAGGGGCCTTTTTGTCAGAAGAAGGAAAGAGAAAACCCTTATTCTTCTTCTGAGGTCGCCAATCTTTCCTACTACTGACGTTTCCCCCCCTAGGTCTCCTACCTCTTCCCCTGAATGGTCTACTGGTCTGTTGGGGTATAAGGGGGAATCCCTTCTTTCTGTCAGAGGCCTTCTCTAGGATAGACTCCAGGGCAGACCCAAATAGAAGCTTCCCTTCACATGGGACTCCACATAGCTTGGCCTTTGATGTGGTATCACCTTTCCACTCCTTTACCCATATAGATCTTCGGGCTGAGTTTGAAAGGGCCGCTGATCGGGCTGACAGCTTTAGGGCATCTGCTGATGCTTCTGAAATAAATGACACAGCATTGTCAATCGTAGTAAATGCCTGATTAAAGTCCTGATTTGGATTACTCTCCTTGACCTTATCTTTAAGTTCAGTCATCCACATTTTTAGTGACCTAGCTACTGAAGTCGTCGCAATCAAAGGCTTGAATGCGGATGTGGATGCTTCCCAAGACTTCTTTAAATATATATCGGCTCTCTTATCTAGAGGGTCTTTAAGCACTGCTGTGTCCTCGAAGGGCAGTGCATTCTTTTTTGAGATCTTCGCCACTGGATGATCTATCTTAGGGGCCCCCTCCCAGGATTCACAGTCCTCCTGACCGAAGGG
This genomic window contains:
- the LOC138803020 gene encoding lamina-associated polypeptide 2, isoforms alpha/zeta-like, whose translation is MNRVLEDQGPSFIRNMRDMVRQEIRASLPSRPTSSETPGVSINPPPDSQPLVIAGPSQQMDPSPINEEDQDLSLEVDDQGELASDPEEISGEDSAGSLLPIESIDALIKNVRLTMEIDDTPQPRSVQDIMFEGLAPKKRLVFPVHQSIKTLICHEWANPDRKFFIPRAYKRKYPFGQEDCESWEGAPKIDHPVAKISKKNALPFEDTAVLKDPLDKRADIYLKKSWEASTSAFKPLIATTSVARSLKMWMTELKDKVKESNPNQDFNQAFTTIDNAVSFISEASADALKLSARSAALSNSARRSIWVKEWKGDTTSKAKLCGVPCEGKLLFGSALESILEKASDRKKGFPLIPQQTSRPFRGRGRRPRGGNVSSRKDWRPQKKNKGFLFPSSDKKAPQ